A window of the Brassica napus cultivar Da-Ae chromosome C5, Da-Ae, whole genome shotgun sequence genome harbors these coding sequences:
- the LOC106381850 gene encoding trifunctional UDP-glucose 4,6-dehydratase/UDP-4-keto-6-deoxy-D-glucose 3,5-epimerase/UDP-4-keto-L-rhamnose-reductase RHM3, translating into MATYKPKNILITGAAGFIASHVANRLVRTYPDYKIVVLDKLDYCSNLKNLNPSKSSPNFKFVKGDIASADLVNYLLITENIDTIMHFAAQTHVDNSFGNSFEFTKNNIYGTHVLLEACKVTGQIRRFIHVSTDEVYGETDEDASVGNHEASQLLPTNPYSATKAGAEMLVMAYGRSYGLPVITTRGNNVYGPNQFPEKLIPKFILLAMSGKPLPIHGDGSNVRSYLYCEDVAEAFEVVLHKGEVNHVYNIGTTKERRVIDVANDISKLFGINPDSTIQFVENRPFNDQRYFLDDQKLKKLGWAERTTWEEGLKKTMEWYTANPEWWGDVSGALLPHPRMLMMPGDRLCDSGDEHKDADGNQTFTVVTPPKTGGSGDNKTSLKFLIYGKTGWLGGLLGKLCEKQGIAYEYGKGRLEDRASLVADIRRVKPTHVFNAAGLTGRPNVDWCESHKTETIRVNVAGTLTLADVCRENGLLMMNFATGCIFEYDAAHPEGSGIGFKEEDKPNFTGSFYSKTKAMVEELLREFDNVCTLRVRMPISSDLNNPRNFITKISRYNKVVNIPNSMTILDELLPISIEMAKRNLKGIWNFTNPGVVSHNEILEMYKSYIEPGFKWSNFTLEEQAKVIVAPRSNNEMDGAKLSKEFPELLSIKDSLIKYVFEPNKRT; encoded by the exons ATGGCTACATATAAGCCCAAGAACATCCTCATCACCGGAGCCGCCGGATTCATCGCCTCCCACGTGGCCAACAGGCTAGTCCGCACCTACCCCGACTACAAAATCGTGGTCCTCGACAAGCTCGACTACTGCTCCAACCTCAAGAACCTCAACCCTTCCAAATCCTCCCCCAACTTCAAGTTCGTCAAGGGCGACATCGCCAGCGCCGACCTCGTCAACTACCTTCTCATCACCGAGAACATCGACACCATCATGCACTTCGCCGCGCAGACCCACGTCGACAACTCCTTCGGTAACAGCTTCGAGTTCACCAAGAACAATATCTACGGGACCCATGTGCTTCTCGAGGCTTGTAAAGTCACCGGGCAGATCAGGAGGTTTATTCATGTGAGTACTGATGAGGTTTATGGAGAGACTGATGAGGATGCTTCCGTGGGGAACCACGAGGCTTCTCAGTTGCTTCCGACTAATCCTTATTCCGCTACTAAGGCGGGTGCTGAGATGCTTGTGATGGCGTATGGTAGATCTTATGGGTTGCCGGTGATAACTACTCGTGGGAACAATGTTTATGGTCCTAATCAGTTTCCTGAGAAGTTGATTCCTAAGTTTATTCTGTTGGCTATGAGTGGGAAGCCGCTTCCGATCCACGGAGATGGGTCTAATGTTAGGAGTTACCTCTACTGTGAAGATGTTGCTGAGGCGTTTGAAGTTGTTTTGCACAAAGGGGAGGTTAACCATGTGTATAATATTGGGACGACGAAAGAGAGGAGAGTGATTGATGTGGCTAATGATATCTCCAAGCTCTTTGGGATTAACCCTGACTCCACCATCCAGTTTGTGGAGAACCGGCCGTTTAATGACCAGAGGTACTTCCTTGACGACCAGAAGCTGAAGAAACTGGGATGGGCGGAGCGAACCACTTGGGAGGAAGGGTTGAAGAAGACTATGGAATGGTACACTGCGAACCCTGAGTGGTGGGGAGATGTTTCTGGAGCTTTGCTGCCTCATCCAAGGATGCTGATGATGCCTGGTGATAGACTCTGTGATAGTGGCGACGAGCACAAGGATGCAGATGGTAATCAGACGTTCACGGTGGTTACTCCCCCCAAGACTGGTGGTTCTGGAGACAACAAAACCTCTTTGAAGTTCCTCATCTATGGCAAGACTGGGTGGCTCGGTGGGCTTCTAGGAAAGCTCTGTGAGAAGCAAGGGATTGCGTACGAGTATGGGAAAGGTAGGCTAGAGGACAGAGCTTCTCTTGTGGCGGATATTCGTAGAGTCAAACCTACACATGTCTTCAACGCAGCCGGTTTAACGGGCAGACCCAATGTTGACTGGTGTGAGTCTCACAAAACAGAGACCATTCGAGTCAACGTGGCTGGTACTTTGACTCTGGCAGATGTCTGCAGAGAGAATGGGCTGTTGATGATGAACTTTGCCACCGGTTGTATATTTGAGTATGACGCTGCACATCCAGAAGGTTCAGGGATTGGCTTTAAGGAAGAAGACAAACCCAACTTCACCGGTTCCTTCTACTCAAAAACAAAGGCAATG GTGGAAGAGCTTCTAAGAGAATTTGACAACGTATGCACCTTGAGAGTGCGTATGCCAATCTCATCCGACCTGAACAACCCACGAAACTTCATCACCAAGATCTCTCGTTACAACAAAGTGGTGAACATCCCAAACAGCATGACCATACTAGACGAACTCTTACCAATCTCAATCGAGATGGCGAAGAGGAACCTTAAAGGAATATGGAACTTCACCAATCCAGGAGTGGTGAGCCACAACGAGATACTAGAGATGTACAAGAGCTACATCGAGCCGGGTTTCAAATGGTCCAACTTCACTTTGGAAGAACAGGCTAAGGTCATTGTGGCACCGCGGAGCAACAACGAGATGGATGGTGCCAAGCTCAGCAAGGAGTTTCCGGAGTTGCTTTCCATCAAAGACTCGTTGATCAAATACGTCTTCGAACCCAACAAGAGAACGTAA